A single genomic interval of Coturnix japonica isolate 7356 chromosome 14, Coturnix japonica 2.1, whole genome shotgun sequence harbors:
- the NSMCE1 gene encoding non-structural maintenance of chromosomes element 1 homolog yields MATAAQMSDAHRRFLQVLMSHGIMEGAEARKLHRHCCEISKVYYAQDKLDDFVSTINNQLQPLFMQIRKGMSEVDGKTHYALVNMAETEITKMASDYAENELELFRKTMDLIILSENGFASSTDILNCADQLKTKKMKKKEAEQVLKVFVDDKWLSERNGEYTLHTRCIMEMEQYILSTYPDIAKKCNICHSLAIQSQACETCGTGMHLPCIGKYFKTQSNPRCPHCNDFWPYEIPDRSQINSQSSSKRVSRKEHQSS; encoded by the exons ATGGCAACGGCAGCTCAGATGTCTGATGCCCATCGAAGGTTCTTGCAGGTCCTGATGTCACACGGGATCATGGAGGGAGCGGAGGCGAGGAAATTacacaggcactgctgtgaGATCAGCAAAG tctaCTATGCACAAGATAAACTGGATGATTTTGTCAGTACCATCAACAACCAGCTACAGCCTTTGTTCATGCAGATCCGGAAAGGAATGTCTGAAGTTGATGGGAAAACTCATTATGCCTTG GTGAATATGGCAGAAACTGAAATTACTAAAATGGCATCTGACTATGCAGAAAATGAACTCGAATTGTTCAGAAAAACA ATGGATTTAATCATTTTATCAGAAAATGGTTTTGCCTCTTCTACGGATATTTTAAACTGTGCTGACCAactgaagacaaagaaaatgaagaaaaaggaagcgGAACAAGTGCTGAAAGTTTTTGTGGATGATAAGTGGCTCTCTGAG AGAAATGGGGAATATACTCTGCATACCCGCTGCATAATGGAGATGGAACAATACATTCTCAGCACCTACCCAGATATAGCAAAGAAGTGTAATATCTGTCACAGCCTTGCCATCCAG AGCCAAGCATGCGAAACCTGTGGGACTGGAATGCATTTACCTTGCATTGGAAAGTACTTCAAAACTCAGTCTAACCCACGATGTCCTCATTGTAACGATTTCTGGCCTTATGAGATTCCAG ATAGGAGCCAGATAAATTCCCAGTCATCATCAAAAAGAGTGAGCAGAAAAGAGCATCAGTCTTCGTAG